A window from Schistosoma haematobium chromosome 3, whole genome shotgun sequence encodes these proteins:
- a CDS encoding hypothetical protein (EggNog:ENOG410V82H~COG:I,T) translates to MTVEEYQVGQLYSVAEASKGETGGGDGVQILVNEPFDQTTYKPDRPLLKGDPRFSTGQYTHKYYHLAHKVPGFVRVIAPESAFVFNEYAWNAYPYCRTVITNNYMMEKFSVTIESLHVDSLVNIENWVVQPETIFYNFYFPMIDSSYPSV, encoded by the exons ATGACAGTTGAAGAATATCAAGTTGGTCAACTGTATTCCGTTGCTGAAGCTTCCAAAGGAGAGACAGGTGGTGGTGATGGCGTGCAAATATTGGTCAACGAGCCGTTCGATCAAACAACGTATAAGCCTGATCGCCCTTTATTAAAAGGAGACCCAAGGTTCAGCACTGGGCAATACACCCATAAATACTACCATCTTGCGCACAAGGTACCAGGGTTTGTTCGTGTTATCGCTCCTGAAAGTGCATTCGTTTTCAACGAATATGCGTGGAATGCTTATCCCTACTGTCGAACTGTTATCACA AATAATTACATGATGGAGAAGTTTAGTGTAACAATTGAATCTCTTCACGTGGACTCCTTAGTAAATATAGAAAAT TGGGTTGTCCAACCCGAAACGATATTCTATAACTTCTATTTTCCTATGATCGACTCATCATACCCCAGTGTGTAA